Within the Hevea brasiliensis isolate MT/VB/25A 57/8 chromosome 2, ASM3005281v1, whole genome shotgun sequence genome, the region GTTTTTGACAATTTCTCCATGTTTATGTAAAACTTCCATTGTCAAGATCTAAGAATGAAGATGGTCAAGAAATAAACTATAAATAAAATGAAGGCAAAATGATATATTTAGACCTTTAAAGTTATCATAAATAATCACATGAATTCTttaaatattttgatattcaattaaaattttaattttttaaaaataaatatttcaaaattataaaaaaaaaagttatctaacttttaaaataaataaataaaattgaattataattaacttttttcatttgtttatcattttataattaatttactcTGTTATATATTGGCTCCACATAAAATTatactattataaaaattttagggcTTGGAAGGCGAAACGGAGGACATAGGCAATGTGAATATGACGAAAATGGGGGTCAGTATCGTCATTTCAGGAGGAAGAGAACATGAGAACCGACCCTTCCCTCCAATTGCTGCAGTGCacgctttttcatttttcttttttccttatcTCCGCATTTTAACCTTATTTTTACGGAAACTGATATCTCTACATTACACATTTTCAAACTCTTTATTCCCTTCCCCAATAATCAATTTCGTTCtgtttttaatttttcaagtACACTCAGTTTACACTGTTAGGGTTTTCAGTTCACATTTGTTTCTGTGGAGCATCTAGGGTTTCTAACATTGCTCTCTTCGTCTCAGGTACTTCACTTATCTTTGGAAGAAAATATACGAATTTATgcttaaattttagattttttatgGCTGTTTAGAGTTGACTGCAGGATTGTAACATATCCTTTATTCCCCATTTTCATACCATTTCCTAGTATGCCaaagtattttctttttttttgttgtcctttgctttctttctttctctcctTCTGTAGTAGTACTTCTCATGCTACATTTATGCAGTTTTTAATTGATTCGAATTTTTTTATTACTTCCGAGAAATTTTAGAAGAATAAAAGGGAATATTGCGAGCATTAACAACAGAGCGTTTGGTTTCTCCGTATCTTTGTGTTTTCTATGTGATTTTATTCAACTTGGGATCTTGGATATGGTAGTTGGGTTTTACAGATATGTTAATTGGGATCTTTTTCATGTGATAGAAAGTTAACACTTTATTACACTTGGCACCTTTCGCAATATTTCTAGATCTGCCCAGTTCAATGTGGGCAAACGCTTGAGCGTATTTATGTTGGTTTGATTTGTGGGTTGTCAGTTATTAGAATTTCTCGACGTTGTGTAGCTTTTAGCTTTCAAAGAGTTCACAAGGTGGTGACAGAATATTGTGGTAACTgcaatattttgaaatttttgctttatttgatcattttgaaTTCTTCCACACTAAAATGGTTACTTATTCATGAATCTTCTTTTCTGTTTCCATTTTCTGGTGCACTGATTGAAGTGTAGTGTACTTTCATGAATTTTGCATTTCAAAGTCATTGGTTATTGGTCATTTATTGAAGTTACTCTGCAGTTTAACAGTAGGGAAGGGATGAACCAGAGGAGtgtttaatgaaaaaaaaaatctttatattGATTTAACTAAGgagggaaaagaagaaaaaaccAGAGGAGtgtttaatgaaaaaaaaaaccacTTGGACCCACCAAATTCTTTCTCTTAAAGGTTTGGTGGGAGCTATAGCTTTTTGATGGTGTAGCGAACATGTAAAAGATAATAGCAAAGGCATGTTTAGTTGAATCAGTTGATTCTTTTACTATTTGGAgatctcttcttccttttctgtgAACATGTATGTGCTTCCTTGTTTCTAGATTTTGCTATGCATTTATAATGCAGTTACGGCAAATTTTTCAGGTTAGTTTGACATGGATTCTACAACACAAACGTTCCAACACCGAACTCTTCATGTCAAATTGTGGCCGCCTAGTCAGAGTACTAGGCTAATGCTTGTAGAGCGGATGACGAAAAATCTTATCACTCCATCTATTATTTCCAGAAAGTATGGTGTTTTGAGTAAAGAAGAGGCTGAGGAGGATGCCAAGACAATTGAAGAGTCAGCATTTGCTGCTGCAGACCAACACTATCAGAAAGAGCCAGATGGTGATGGAAGTTCTGCGGTGCAGGTTTACGCCAAAGAGTCCAGTAAGCTCATGCTGGAAGTTCTTAAAAGGGGCCCTAGAATGAAGGAGGATGGAGAGGCAGCAGCGGCTGAGAAAAGTGCTGCTGTGCATGCAGATCTATTTGATATATCTGGTGGTCGACGAGCATTTATCAGTGCAGAGGAGGCTGAGGATCTTTTAAAACCACTTAAGGAGCCAGGAAACACATATACTAAGATCTGTTTCAGCAATAGAAGTTTTGGATTGGATGCTGCTGGTGTTGCAGAGCCAATCTTGTCATCAATAAGGGATCAATTAACAGAAGTAGATTTATCTGACTTTGTTGCAGGAAGGCCAGAGCCAGAAGCTCTTGAAGTCATGAATATATTTTCTTCGGCCCTGGAGGGTTGTAACTTGAGGTATCTGAACCTTTCAAACAATGCCTTGGGTGAAAAGGGTGTAAGGGCTTTTGGGTCACTCCTTAAATCACAGAATAACCTGGAGGAGCTTTATCTGATAAATGATGGTATCTCAGAGGAAGCTGCTCGTGCAGTTTGTGAGCTAATCCCTTCCACTGAGAAGCTCAAGGTCCTTCAGTTTCACAATAACATGACAGGTGATGAAGGTGCAATTGCTATTGCTGACATTGTGAAACTATCTACTATGTTGGAGGATTTTCGATGTTCTTCAACAAGGATAGGCTCAGATGGTGGTGTTGTATTGGCTGGAGCACTTGGAAAATGTAGTCATTTGAGGAAGCTTGATCTGCGTGACAATATGTTTGGAGTGGAAGCTGGACTTGCTTTGAGTAAGTCTCTTGTTGCATTTGGAGATCTTACTGAGGTTTACCTCAGTTATCTAAATTTGGAGGATGACGGGGCAGAAGCACTTGCCAACGCTCTAAAAGAGTCTGCACCTTCACTTGAAGTTCTTGAAATGGCTGGTAATGATATTACTGCCAAAGGAGCTTCTTCTTTGGCAGACTGTATTGCAGCAAAACAATTTCTCAGCAAGTTAAACCTTTCTGAGAATGAACTTAAGGATGAAGGTGCCATTTTGATTGCCAAGGCAATAGAGAGTGGTCATGGCCAGTTAAGTGAAGTTGATTTGAGCTCTAACTCAATCAGAAGGGCTGGGGCAAGGCTCTTGGGACAGACTGTTGTGCTTAAGCCTGGATTTAAATTGCTAAATATAAATGGTAATTTTATATCTGATGAAGGGATTGATGAGGTGAAGGATATATTCAAGAATTTGCATGGTGTGCTAGGGCCTTTGGATGAGAATGATCCAGAAGGTGAAGATCTTGATGAGGAGGCGAAAGAAGAGGATGCAGATAATGAAGATGAATTGGAATTGAAACTCAAGGGGCTTGAAATCAAGCATGATGAATAGTGATTCCATCAGGAGTAATCTGCTGTCTTAGCTGTCCCTGAAATTAAAACTTATGCATAgacttctgattttttttttttggttggggGGGTTTTTTGTTTGGGGGTGGGGGCGGTGAGGGGGGGATTAAATGCTTGTTTCTATGCAATCTAATCTAGTCCAGCTGCATTAACCAGGTGTAGTAGATTTATCACTTGGTTAGTCTGAGAAAAGTGCCTTTTCCAATTGAAATCAGGCTACCGAGTTTAGCAGTTGTAGCTTACAGAGATACCTGGGAACTGGGTTTAGTTTTGGGATTTTTTCGGCAATGTTGTATTGCTTTAGGCgctattttgtttttaatttattagcgGCTCTCAGTATCTGGGAGTTTGACTGTCTTCATGGCGTGCGCATGCTcaatattttaaatgaaattcGGTTATTCAAtccttttaagacttaaatatatGTTAACTGTATTTGTGTTTATCTAATGTGATGAAGATGTTCGTATAGGATAATTAGCATGCTGATCTGTTGGTCTCCACTTTATCTAGCTCTTCCATGATCACACTTCTGAGCCCAACTGATAGTTGTACTATGCTAGGTTTGGATCTACTTAATTTTTATGAGTTATAACCTTCTTGAGTTGCACAGCCACCATACAAAAGGAATGTACAGATGCTAAATGTAACCTCGATGGAATGTCTTCTTAATTTCCTATCCCTGCTCCGTTTGGTTAGGGAGGGGATTGACGGACTGTTACCCTGAGCCTCTTGCATTCAGATGGATCTTGGATTTAACAAGGAAAGAACGAACAAGGCATTGATTTGGTTGCAATGATAAATTTGATTCTATGGGGGGTTCATTAGATTATGCAATATGGTTTGTTTGCTGTTTCCATCTTTTTTTAGAATGAAACATACAATTAAGaacttcatttattcattcattttctgCAATAGAAGCATCTTATAGGAATACAATGATTTTTAACAAAACTAGAACAGTAAGAGAGGATCACAAAATCATGGCTTCCAGAGACCAGAGTCTTATACAAAGGGCAGATCTTCATTGGCATGTCA harbors:
- the LOC110644604 gene encoding RAN GTPase-activating protein 1, which gives rise to MDSTTQTFQHRTLHVKLWPPSQSTRLMLVERMTKNLITPSIISRKYGVLSKEEAEEDAKTIEESAFAAADQHYQKEPDGDGSSAVQVYAKESSKLMLEVLKRGPRMKEDGEAAAAEKSAAVHADLFDISGGRRAFISAEEAEDLLKPLKEPGNTYTKICFSNRSFGLDAAGVAEPILSSIRDQLTEVDLSDFVAGRPEPEALEVMNIFSSALEGCNLRYLNLSNNALGEKGVRAFGSLLKSQNNLEELYLINDGISEEAARAVCELIPSTEKLKVLQFHNNMTGDEGAIAIADIVKLSTMLEDFRCSSTRIGSDGGVVLAGALGKCSHLRKLDLRDNMFGVEAGLALSKSLVAFGDLTEVYLSYLNLEDDGAEALANALKESAPSLEVLEMAGNDITAKGASSLADCIAAKQFLSKLNLSENELKDEGAILIAKAIESGHGQLSEVDLSSNSIRRAGARLLGQTVVLKPGFKLLNINGNFISDEGIDEVKDIFKNLHGVLGPLDENDPEGEDLDEEAKEEDADNEDELELKLKGLEIKHDE